A part of Gemmatimonas groenlandica genomic DNA contains:
- the pckA gene encoding phosphoenolpyruvate carboxykinase (ATP), producing the protein MATQVTPSAAVRRESLEGLAPQGLKPSGEVHWNFVASELVEAAIRRGEGRLAEMGPFVAVTSPHTGRSPNDKFVVQESSSEADVDWGKVNQPMAQAHYEALKADVKQYLNTLPELFVQDLYCGADPATRLSVRYVLPNAWHASFVRNMFIRPAVEELATFAPNFTVYHAPEFQADPAKHGTRTTTFIVLNIAERTILIGGTRYAGELKKSMFTVMNYLLPKQGVLSMHCSANIGPAGDTALFFGLSGTGKTTLSADPTRGLIGDDEHGWSSEGTFNFEGGCYAKVINLSPENEPDIYQTTQMFGTVLENVVLNEPSRSVDFANQSITENTRASYPLHYIKNHVPSGRGGHPKNVVFLTADAFGVLPPIAKLTPEQAMYYFLSGYTAKVAGTERGVTEPQATFSACFGAVFLVWHPTKYAEMLGELLRTHGSQVWLVNTGWSGGAYGVGQRMKLSYTRTMVRAALDGSLANASFAADPIFGLHLPNAIDGVPSDVLNPRSTWADGAAYDAQASKLAGMFRDNITKFGAAVSPAILGAGPKG; encoded by the coding sequence ATGGCGACACAGGTCACCCCGTCCGCTGCCGTTCGTCGCGAGAGCCTTGAAGGCCTCGCTCCCCAGGGCCTCAAACCGAGCGGCGAGGTTCACTGGAACTTCGTCGCTTCCGAACTCGTCGAGGCGGCGATCCGTCGTGGCGAGGGGCGGTTGGCTGAAATGGGGCCGTTCGTGGCGGTCACGTCGCCGCACACGGGCCGTTCGCCGAACGACAAGTTCGTGGTGCAGGAGTCGTCGAGTGAGGCCGATGTCGACTGGGGCAAGGTGAATCAGCCCATGGCGCAGGCGCACTACGAAGCGCTGAAAGCCGATGTGAAGCAGTATCTGAACACGCTGCCCGAACTGTTCGTGCAGGACCTGTATTGCGGCGCCGATCCGGCCACGCGTCTCAGCGTGCGGTACGTGCTGCCCAATGCGTGGCACGCGTCGTTCGTGCGCAACATGTTCATCCGCCCGGCGGTCGAAGAGCTGGCCACGTTTGCGCCGAACTTCACGGTGTATCACGCACCGGAATTCCAGGCCGACCCGGCAAAGCACGGCACGCGCACGACCACGTTCATCGTGCTCAACATCGCCGAGCGGACGATCCTCATTGGCGGCACGCGCTATGCCGGTGAGCTCAAGAAGTCGATGTTCACGGTCATGAACTACCTGCTGCCGAAGCAGGGTGTGCTCTCGATGCACTGCTCGGCCAACATCGGCCCCGCCGGCGACACGGCGCTGTTCTTCGGTCTGTCGGGCACGGGCAAGACGACGCTCTCGGCCGACCCCACGCGCGGTCTCATCGGCGACGACGAGCATGGCTGGTCGTCCGAAGGCACGTTCAACTTCGAAGGTGGCTGCTACGCGAAGGTGATCAACCTGTCGCCCGAGAACGAGCCCGACATCTATCAGACCACGCAGATGTTCGGCACGGTGCTCGAGAACGTCGTGCTCAACGAGCCGTCGCGTTCGGTGGACTTCGCCAATCAGTCGATCACCGAAAACACGCGCGCGTCGTATCCGCTCCATTACATCAAGAACCACGTGCCGAGCGGCCGCGGTGGACACCCGAAGAACGTGGTGTTCCTCACCGCCGACGCCTTCGGTGTGTTGCCGCCGATTGCCAAGCTCACGCCCGAGCAGGCGATGTACTACTTCCTGTCGGGCTACACAGCCAAGGTGGCCGGCACCGAGCGCGGCGTCACGGAGCCTCAGGCCACGTTCTCGGCCTGCTTCGGCGCCGTGTTCCTGGTGTGGCACCCCACGAAGTACGCCGAGATGCTGGGCGAACTGCTGCGTACGCACGGCTCGCAGGTGTGGCTGGTGAACACCGGCTGGAGCGGCGGCGCATACGGCGTTGGTCAGCGCATGAAGCTGAGCTACACGCGCACGATGGTGCGTGCGGCGCTCGACGGCTCGTTGGCCAACGCGAGCTTCGCCGCTGATCCGATCTTTGGATTGCACCTGCCCAATGCCATCGATGGCGTGCCGAGCGACGTGCTGAACCCGCGCAGCACGTGGGCCGATGGTGCCGCGTACGATGCGCAAGCGAGCAAGCTGGCGGGCATGTTCCGCGACAACATCACGAAGTTCGGCGCGGCCGTGTCGCCGGCGATTCTGGGCGCGGGTCCGAAGGGCTGA